A single genomic interval of Novosphingobium ginsenosidimutans harbors:
- a CDS encoding MFS transporter, with protein sequence MHPLRQHARILTASLVGTAVEFYDFYIYATAAALVFGPLFFPSSDPTTQVMLSFMSFGIAFFARPVGAIAFGHFGDRIGRKSTLVASLLLMGGSTLLIAFLPTYAMVGWVAPALLCVLRFGQGFGLGGEWGGAALLAVENAPPGWTARFGAAPQLGAPLGFLAANGLFLLLGLWLTDADFNAWGWRLPFLFSAVLVIIGLWVRLKIGETPAFQEALDKAPPHAVPLWELRRHLGPLLAGSAGVIACFAIFYLATAYALAQGTTTFGYNRETFLAVQLGANTFLALGIVLAAFHADRTSPGRTLLLGALATVALGVAFGPGLSSGSLPTIFVTLASALLVMGFVYGPLGSWLPTLFPVGVRYSGISVAFNAGGIVGGALTPLAAQWLSGQGMGAQAGLLLSLAGLITLVGVAAAKPKA encoded by the coding sequence ATGCATCCCTTGCGCCAGCACGCCCGCATCCTCACCGCCAGCCTGGTTGGCACGGCAGTAGAGTTCTACGATTTCTACATCTACGCGACGGCGGCCGCGCTGGTCTTCGGGCCATTGTTCTTCCCCTCCAGCGATCCGACCACCCAGGTCATGCTGAGCTTCATGAGCTTTGGCATCGCCTTCTTCGCGCGGCCGGTCGGGGCGATTGCCTTTGGCCATTTCGGGGACCGGATCGGGCGCAAGTCCACCCTGGTGGCCTCGCTGCTGCTGATGGGTGGATCGACCCTGCTGATCGCCTTCCTGCCGACCTATGCCATGGTCGGCTGGGTCGCCCCTGCGCTGCTTTGCGTGCTGCGTTTCGGGCAGGGGTTTGGTCTGGGCGGCGAATGGGGCGGGGCGGCCTTGCTGGCGGTGGAGAATGCGCCGCCGGGCTGGACCGCGCGGTTCGGCGCCGCCCCGCAATTGGGCGCGCCGCTGGGCTTCCTGGCAGCAAACGGCCTATTCCTGCTGCTCGGACTGTGGCTGACCGATGCCGATTTCAACGCCTGGGGCTGGCGCCTGCCGTTCCTGTTCAGCGCCGTGCTGGTGATCATCGGCCTGTGGGTGCGGCTGAAGATCGGTGAGACCCCCGCCTTTCAGGAAGCGCTCGACAAGGCCCCGCCGCACGCCGTGCCGCTGTGGGAGCTGCGCCGGCACCTTGGCCCCTTGCTGGCCGGAAGCGCTGGGGTGATTGCCTGCTTCGCGATCTTCTACCTCGCTACCGCCTATGCCCTGGCCCAGGGGACCACGACCTTTGGCTACAACCGCGAGACTTTCCTGGCGGTGCAACTGGGGGCCAATACCTTCCTCGCGCTGGGGATCGTGCTGGCGGCATTCCACGCCGACCGCACTTCGCCGGGGCGGACCTTGTTGTTGGGCGCGCTGGCAACGGTGGCGCTGGGGGTGGCTTTCGGACCGGGGCTGTCCTCTGGTTCGCTGCCGACGATTTTCGTCACGCTGGCGTCTGCGCTGCTGGTGATGGGCTTCGTCTATGGACCGCTTGGCTCCTGGTTGCCGACGCTGTTCCCGGTGGGGGTACGCTACAGCGGGATCTCGGTGGCATTCAACGCGGGCGGGATCGTTGGCGGGGCGCTGACTCCGCTGGCGGCACAGTGGCTGTCAGGGCAAGGCATGGGCGCGCAAGCCGGGCTGCTCTTGAGCCTGGCCGGGCTGATCACGCTGGTGGGCGTAGCTGCAGCTAAGCCGAAAGCCTGA